The sequence TTTTTAAAGGGTTTCCCCTCTCGCCTGCCCCTTGCATCCTTTCCTCTTCCCCTCGGGACATGCTCGTACGCGGTGACGGCCCGGCGCATCGTCACCAGGATACCCTGCGACGGGCCGCCGGAGCGCCTGGACGATGGGGCCGTGGTGCTGACCGGCCGGCGCGTTCTCGACGTCGGCCCCCGCCGCCGGGTGCTGGCCGGCTTTTCCGGGCCTGTCGTCGATTGCGGCCCGGCCACCCTGGTCCCCGGCCTCATAAACGCCCACGTCCACCTGGAGCTTTCCCGGCTGCGCGGGCTGTCCCCGCGCGGGCAGGGCTTTGCCGCCTGGGCCGCCTGGCTCATGCGTCAGGATCTGTCGCCGCCTTCCCCGGAGATTCTGGACGCGGCCGTGTCGGAGATGGCCGAAGCGGGCACCGGGGCCGTCATCGACGTGGGCTCCCGGGCCGGTCCGGCCGTGGCGAAGGCCCTGGCCCGGGGCGGATTGTCGGGACTTGTCTGCCACGAGTATTTCGGCTTCCGCCGCCTGCCGCCGGCGGACATTCCCCCGGAGCTTCAGGCGGCTGTGGCCGGCGCGCCGGGGCTCGACGCCGCCCCGAGCGGCCATGCCCTTTATTCCACCAGCCCTGAAAACCTGCGCCGGGCCAGGGAGGCCTGCCTGCGCCTTGGCGCGCCGTTTTGCCTGCATCTGGCCGAGCAGGCCGGGGAAACGGCGCTTTTGGCCACGGGTGAGGGCGAGCTGGCGGAACTTTTGCGCGGCCGGGTGTTGCCGCGCGACTGGCGCGCCCCGGGGCGTTCCCCGGTGGCCGAGGCCCGGAGCCAAGGGCTTTTGGGGCCGTCCACCCTGGCCGTGCACGCCGTGTGGCTGGACGCGGCGGACAAAAAGCTCCTGGCCGCTAGCGGCACGGCCGTGTGCCTGTGTCCGCGCAGCAACGCCGTCATTGGCGTGGGCACGGCCGACGCGCCGGGGCTCCTCGCCGCCGGCGTGCCGCTGTGTCTGGGCACGGACAGCCTGGCCTCCAACGACGACCTGGACCTGTGGAACGAGGTTCGGGCGCTTTTGGCCGCGCATCCCGATTTTCCCGGCGGTCAGGCGCTTTCGGCCCTGACCGCCACGCCGGCCCGGCTGCTCGGCCGGGAGCGCGATCTGGGACTTCTGGCCCCCGGGGCCATGGGCGGGGCGGCCGTGGTTCCGGACGACCTGACGGAGCATTTCCGCTAGTTTCTTCGTTTGAAGTACAAATATTTCGCCATGATGCAATTCTTGCCAAGCTGGAGCCAAACGCCTAAGAAGAGCCTATGCTACGGCAAACGGCCCGCGCGGTTCCACAGGGAAACGCGTTGCCGACATTGGCGTATTCGAGGCGAGCATCATGAGCTGTACCTTGGCCGAATCCAACTATGCCGTGGCCCGACAGCCCATCTATCGGGTCGATGGGGGCGTGTACGGCTACGAACTGCTGTATCGCACCGTCGGTGGCCCCAATTACGCCGTCGTGCCCTCGGACGCGGAGGCCACCCTGGCCGTGCTGGCCAACGGCATCGAGGCCATCTCCCAGGACATTGCGCCGAACAAGAAGATTTTCATCAATTTTTCCAGGGAAATCCTGGAGAAGGGCTATTACAGTTTCCTCGATCCCGCCCGGTTTGTGCTCGAGGTGCTGGAGAGCGTTTCCTGCGACGCGGCGTTTGCGGAAACCCTGCGGGGCATCAACGCGGCGGGGTATATGCTGGCCCTGGACGACTATGTGGGCGATCCGGCCTTCGATGCCATCCTGCCCGTCGTGACCTTCGTCAAGATCGACATGCTGGCCCTGCGCGACGACCCGGACAAGCTCGAGGCGGTCGTGGCGACCTGCCAGGCCAGGGGGAAGGAAATCCTGGCCGAAAAAGTGGAGACCGAGGCCGATCTGGAATTTTGCCGCGGCCGGGGCATCTCCCTGGCCCAAGGCTTTTATTACAGCCGGCCCTTGCTGGTCACGACCAGGGTCCTGGACGCCGGCCAGACGGCGCGGCTGGGGCTTCTGGCCGAGCTGGCCCAGCCGGAGATCGACATGGCCAGGGTGCGCGAGATCATCGCCGCGGACGTGGCCCTGACCTACAAGCTCCTGCGTCACGTCAATGCCGCCTGTTTCTCCCGGGGCGAGCCCGTCGAGTCCCTGGGCTTCGCCATCGACCTGCTCGGGAGCAGGGCCTTGCTCAGCTGGGTGACCGTGAATCTGCTCGCCTCCCTGGCGGCCACGCCCCGTGATCTGGAGCTGGCCTTTGTCTCGGCCGCGCGGGGGCGTTTTCTGGCCCTGGTCGACCGGGCGCGAGGCGGGGTGTGCCACAAAGGCGTGGGCATGTGCCTGCTGGGCCTGCTCTCCCTGCTCGACGCCATGCTCGGCATGCCCATGGACAAGGCGCTTTCGGGGCTGCCCATCGACGCGTCCATCCGCGATGCGTTGTTGGGGAAAACGAGTTCGTGCCGTCAGTGTCTGGCGCTGTGCCGGAGCTACGACGGCCGGGAGCCGACCGCCGAAACGCGGGAGCTCTTTGAAGCCTTCGGCCTCAGCGGCAAGGCCGTCGCCGGCGCGTATTACGAGGCGCTGGCCTGGGCGGCCGCGATGTTTCGGGGATAAGGCCGCTTGGAAAGCGCCGCGCCGCCGCCTCAAATCACATAGGCCGGGACGGCGGCCATGTCATGCCGGTGGCGGTCTTCCTCCACCAGATCGCGCAGGTTCCTGGCATCGTAGACCTTTTCCAGGGCGGCCTGGGCTTCCTGCCACACGTCGCGAAACACGCAGCCGCCGCGCAGGGGACAGTCGTGCCCCGGGCGCTCCCGGTGGCAGTCCACCGGGCTGATGGGGCCGTCCATGAACCGGATGACCTCGCCCACGGTCACGGTTTCGGCCGGGCGGGCCAGGTAGAAGCCGCCTTCCTTGCCCCGCTGGGCGTCCACGAACCCGCCCTGGCGCAACTGGTGCAGGATGACTTCCAGAAACCGTTTGGGAATGGCTTGCCGTTCGGCGATGCCGCCGGCGGGAATGGGGCCGTCGCCCTTGCGCCGGGCCAGCTCGAACAGGGCGCGCAGGGCGTATTGGCATTTCTGGGTGACGGGCATGGCCAGTCTCCTTGCCGGCGTACGCTGTCGTGCCGGCCCCCGGCGTGGCGGTCTTTCCGTTTTCTCCTTGCCGCTGGGGCGCGAAAAGGGGATAGGACGACCAAGACGATCAATTCAATGCTGATTATTGCCAAAACCGATGGTCCGGCGTCAAGGCGCCCGCCGCGCCGGACCGCGCCCAAAGGGGCAGGGAGCCGCCATGACCAGTGACGCCAACATCGACGCCGCAACGGCCCTTTTGCTTGTGGATATCCAAAACGACTATTTCCCCGGCGGGGCCATGGAACTCCGTGGGACCGAGGAAGCGGCCGACCGGGCCGCGATCGTCCTGGCCCGGTTCCGGGACAAGGGCGCTCCCGTCATCCATGTGCGCCACGAGGCGGCGCGGCCCGGGGCCACGTTTTTTCTCCCCGGCTCCTGGGGCGCGGCGATCCATGCGACGGTCGCCCCGGCCCCGGGCGAACCGGTGGTGACCAAGGCTTTTCCCAACAGTTTTCGGGAAACGGAGCTTGCCGCGCGCCTGGATGCGGCCGGGGCGAAGCGGCTGGTCGTTTGCGGCATGATGACCCACATGTGCGTGGACGCGACGGTGCGGGCCGCCTTCGACCTGGGCTATCCGGTGACGGTGGTTGCCGACGCCTGCGCCACGCGGGGGCTGTCCTTCGGGGGCAGGAACGTGGCCGCGCCCGACGTCCAAGCGGCGTTTCTGGCGGCGCTTGGCGCGGTCTACGCCACGGTGGTCGCGGCCGCGGATCTGGTCTGACGGCGGCCTACAGGCCGATGCGGCGGGCGTAGCGCAGGAGGTCGCGCTGAGAGAGCAGGCCGGCCAGACGCCCATCCTCATGGATGACGGCCACCCGGCGCACGCCTTTCTGGCGCATGAAGAGGATCACCTTGTAGATCACGGCCGTGGTCGGGACGCTGATCACCGGCGTGGTCATGTAGCGGGTGACGGGGGCGGCCAGGCGCTCGGGATAGCCCAGGACCCGGGACAGCACGTCGCGTTCGCTCAGGATGCCGGCCGGCTTGCCCGCATCGACGGCCATCACGCAGTCGGCGTTTTTTTCGCGCATGAGCGTCAGGGCCTCGCGCACGGTCCGGTCGGCGGGGAGGGTGACCGGGTCGTGGTGCATGAGGTCGCTGCACAAGGCGTCCTCCACCATGAAATCCACGGCCAGGGCGTCCACGAGCTCCTTTTCCGTGACCAGCCCCAGCAGCGAACCGCTGAAATCCACCACCGGCAGATGGCGCGCCGCGCGCTCGAGCAGGAGCTTGACCGCTTCGGACACGGGCAGGTCCTTGGCCACGGCCCCTTCCGGCTTGGTCAAGAATTCGCGGATGGACGCATCGAGGTCCATGTCGACGTCGAAATGGCGAACGATATTGTTTTCGGTAAGGAATCCCACGACCTTGGCCCCGCTGACCGCGGCCAGGCAACTGATGCCCTCACGGGCCATGAGGTCGGCGGCCTGCGTTATGGAAGCCTCCGCAGCGACGATATGGGGCCTTTTGGCCAATTCGCCGACCCTGTGCTTGAACATGGGATACCCGAATAGATCAAAGTGTTTACTCACAATATCCCGAGTAGGTCGAAAGTCAAGAAAAGCGGACGGCGTGGCGGGCCATGCCTTGCCCGCCTGGAGGAAATCGGATAACTCCTCCAAGAATAGGATAGCAGGGAGTCCGTGCCGCGATGTCCGTCAACGCCGCTTCGCATGCCGACACCGGCCGACCGGGGCTCGGCGATTCCCGGCCGCTGGCCCGGGGCGCCTTTGTGGCGCGCTTTCTGACGTACGGGGAACCGTTGCGGGAACGGCTGCCATGCTTCGTGGCTCCCGATCCGGACGCGGCCAAGGATCGCCTGCTGGAGACGCCGGGCTCCCGGGCGGGTTGTTTGGCCGCCATCGATCCGCCGCCCCTGCCCCAAGCCTATCTGGCCCTGCGCCGGGCCATCGAGGACCCCTTGGCCACTTCGTCCGGCGTGGGGGCCATCATTTCCATGGACCCGGGCCTGGCCTCCTATGTCCTTCGCCTGGCCAACAGCCCCCTGTACGCCCCGGCGGCCAGGGTGGAGACCATTTCCCGAGCCGTGACCATCATCGGACTGACCGAGCTCGAGACCATGGCCGCCGGCTCGGTCCTCAGCCGGCTTGCCGCGCATTCGCCGAGGCCCGACCTGCTCGTGCTGGACGATTTCTGGAAGCATGCCGTGGCCGTGGGCCTGCTCTCCCGGGCCCTGGCCGAACGCGTGGGCGAGCGGGGCGGGGAACGGTTTTTCGTGGCCGGACTGCTCCACGATGTGGGCCGGCTGCTTCTGGCCGTGGCCGAACCCGATTTGGCCGCCGTCAGCCTGGCCCGAACCGGGCCGAACCGGCTGTCCCTGGACGCGGCCGAGCGCCTGGAGCTGGGCTTCGATCACGCCGCCCTGGGCGGGCGCATCGCCGCCAAATGGCGGCTGCCCGAACAACTGGCCATGGCCGTGGCCGGGCATCACCAACCGTCCCAGTGTCCGGACAGCCTCATGGCCGCCGCGGTGCATGCCGCCGATTTCATGGCCAACGCCCTGGGCATGCGGGCCACGCCCTGCGCCGGACTGCCGCGCCTCGACGGACGGGTGCTGGCCCCCTTCAACCTGGAGCGGGCCGATCCCGTCGAGTTCCAGGAAATCCTGACCAGCGGTCTGGCCGCCATGACCGCCCTGGTGGCGTCATGATCGGCGGTGTCGACGGTACTTGCCATTGGCCGGCGGCGGATATATTTTCCGAAAAAATGGAGCAACAAGCCATGCGGTCCTCCGACACCGTGACCCTGATCCCGCTGAACGGCACCCGCATCAACGATATGATCCTGGATTACATGTCGGTGAAAGGCGCCGCGCGCCGCGCGGAGCTGGCCCATTTTCTTTCGAGCAGCCGCAACATCCAAAGCGAAATCATGGCCGTGACCCTGCGCGGCATGATGATGAACGCTTCGGTCTGATCCTTTTTCCCCCGCCAAAATTATGAATATCCGTTTTTGCATCGTGCCTCTGGTGTGCGCTTTGTTGTCCGTGTCCGCTTTCGCCGGGAACGGTCTCGCGGCCAAGACCCATGCCGCCAAGAAATCCCATCGCAGCGCCGAGAAGGCCGCTGGCGACGAAACCGTCGGCGTCCCCGGCAAGGTCATTCAGGAGCCCAACTCCTTTCACGGCGTCAAGTGGGGCACGCCCATGGCCTCCGTGCCCGACCTGACCGTGGTGGAAAAGGATGGGCAGGCCGCCTACGCCACGGTCGCCGGGGTGGTCTACCGCATCGGCGACGCCTTTTTG is a genomic window of Solidesulfovibrio fructosivorans JJ] containing:
- a CDS encoding CBS domain-containing protein, whose translation is MFKHRVGELAKRPHIVAAEASITQAADLMAREGISCLAAVSGAKVVGFLTENNIVRHFDVDMDLDASIREFLTKPEGAVAKDLPVSEAVKLLLERAARHLPVVDFSGSLLGLVTEKELVDALAVDFMVEDALCSDLMHHDPVTLPADRTVREALTLMREKNADCVMAVDAGKPAGILSERDVLSRVLGYPERLAAPVTRYMTTPVISVPTTAVIYKVILFMRQKGVRRVAVIHEDGRLAGLLSQRDLLRYARRIGL
- a CDS encoding HDOD domain-containing protein, which codes for MSVNAASHADTGRPGLGDSRPLARGAFVARFLTYGEPLRERLPCFVAPDPDAAKDRLLETPGSRAGCLAAIDPPPLPQAYLALRRAIEDPLATSSGVGAIISMDPGLASYVLRLANSPLYAPAARVETISRAVTIIGLTELETMAAGSVLSRLAAHSPRPDLLVLDDFWKHAVAVGLLSRALAERVGERGGERFFVAGLLHDVGRLLLAVAEPDLAAVSLARTGPNRLSLDAAERLELGFDHAALGGRIAAKWRLPEQLAMAVAGHHQPSQCPDSLMAAAVHAADFMANALGMRATPCAGLPRLDGRVLAPFNLERADPVEFQEILTSGLAAMTALVAS
- a CDS encoding amidohydrolase family protein codes for the protein FLKGFPSRLPLASFPLPLGTCSYAVTARRIVTRIPCDGPPERLDDGAVVLTGRRVLDVGPRRRVLAGFSGPVVDCGPATLVPGLINAHVHLELSRLRGLSPRGQGFAAWAAWLMRQDLSPPSPEILDAAVSEMAEAGTGAVIDVGSRAGPAVAKALARGGLSGLVCHEYFGFRRLPPADIPPELQAAVAGAPGLDAAPSGHALYSTSPENLRRAREACLRLGAPFCLHLAEQAGETALLATGEGELAELLRGRVLPRDWRAPGRSPVAEARSQGLLGPSTLAVHAVWLDAADKKLLAASGTAVCLCPRSNAVIGVGTADAPGLLAAGVPLCLGTDSLASNDDLDLWNEVRALLAAHPDFPGGQALSALTATPARLLGRERDLGLLAPGAMGGAAVVPDDLTEHFR
- a CDS encoding cysteine hydrolase family protein, with amino-acid sequence MTSDANIDAATALLLVDIQNDYFPGGAMELRGTEEAADRAAIVLARFRDKGAPVIHVRHEAARPGATFFLPGSWGAAIHATVAPAPGEPVVTKAFPNSFRETELAARLDAAGAKRLVVCGMMTHMCVDATVRAAFDLGYPVTVVADACATRGLSFGGRNVAAPDVQAAFLAALGAVYATVVAAADLV
- a CDS encoding RrF2 family transcriptional regulator; amino-acid sequence: MPVTQKCQYALRALFELARRKGDGPIPAGGIAERQAIPKRFLEVILHQLRQGGFVDAQRGKEGGFYLARPAETVTVGEVIRFMDGPISPVDCHRERPGHDCPLRGGCVFRDVWQEAQAALEKVYDARNLRDLVEEDRHRHDMAAVPAYVI
- a CDS encoding EAL and HDOD domain-containing protein, translating into MSCTLAESNYAVARQPIYRVDGGVYGYELLYRTVGGPNYAVVPSDAEATLAVLANGIEAISQDIAPNKKIFINFSREILEKGYYSFLDPARFVLEVLESVSCDAAFAETLRGINAAGYMLALDDYVGDPAFDAILPVVTFVKIDMLALRDDPDKLEAVVATCQARGKEILAEKVETEADLEFCRGRGISLAQGFYYSRPLLVTTRVLDAGQTARLGLLAELAQPEIDMARVREIIAADVALTYKLLRHVNAACFSRGEPVESLGFAIDLLGSRALLSWVTVNLLASLAATPRDLELAFVSAARGRFLALVDRARGGVCHKGVGMCLLGLLSLLDAMLGMPMDKALSGLPIDASIRDALLGKTSSCRQCLALCRSYDGREPTAETRELFEAFGLSGKAVAGAYYEALAWAAAMFRG